The DNA segment ATCCTCACCAGCGCCGGCGACAAGAAGATCCAGGTGATCAAGGAAGTCCGTGGCCTCACCGGCCTCGGCCTCAAGGAAGCCAAGGATCTCGTGGAAGCCGCGCCCAAGCCCATCAAGGAAGGCGTGACCAAGGACGAAGCCGCTGCCCTCAAGAAGAAGTTCGAGGAAGCCGGCGCCACCGTCGAGGTCAAGTAGTTACCCCCCTCTCCCCGCTCATGCGGGGAGTCTGTTGGCGGGCGAGCCATTGGCGGCCGGTGGACCCGGGATGCCGGACGGAAACGTCCGGTTCCTTCCTGGTCCGCCGGCCTCTCCTTGCCGTCCGTTTGACTGTCTTGTTTTCATTCTGTTAAGCTGTAAGCTCAGAACTTGGAGCATAGCGGGGAACACTGACCTTCGTGGAATCACCTATCGAGCCGTATTCCGTTCGCGAGCGGAGTATGGCCTTCCTGGATGCGCGCCGCCTGACGTCCAGCCCAAGGTGTCCCTCCCCGCCTGAGATTTCCCTACCTCCGCCCTTGGTGACAGACGTCCCTGCGCCGGGCAATGTCCTTTTCCTGACATCGCGAATGAGATTGACCCGCGTCTTCGGCTGCTTCGGCAGTCCCCGGCGCCGGTTTTAACGATTGAGGCACCCTGCCGCGGCCTGTGTCCGGCCCGTCTGCCGCGAGGGGATGCAAAAGGAGTGGAGAATGGCTACTGCGCCCAACGGCAATCACCGGGAACGCGTCGATTTTTCGAAGATCAAGACCGCGGTCCCGATTCCCAATCTCATTGAGATGCAAAAGCGCTCGTACGAGCGCTTTTTGCAGATGGATCTGCTTCCCGACGAACGCGACGACATCGGCCTGCAGAGCGTCTTCCGCAGCGTCTTTCCCATTACCGATTTCCGGGGT comes from the Microthrixaceae bacterium genome and includes:
- the rplL gene encoding 50S ribosomal protein L7/L12 — translated: MSKVEELLESISALSLVEAYELVKAIEEKFEVSAAAPVGVAVAAPAAGGDGGGAAEEKDAFDVILTSAGDKKIQVIKEVRGLTGLGLKEAKDLVEAAPKPIKEGVTKDEAAALKKKFEEAGATVEVK